The Desulfovibrio sp. Fe33 genome contains the following window.
CCCCACGCACGTGGGGAACACGCACCATTCCTTTACTCAACTACTATATTCCCCGGTTCATCCCCACGCACGTGGGGAACACATCTCCTCAACTCTCAACGTCTTTTTGGACGCCGGTTCATCCCCACGCACGTGGGGAACACACAAGGCGTGTGTGCTGGCGGCGACCGGCGTGCGGTTCATCCCCACGCACGTGGGGAACACGAGGCCAGGGCGACAAGTAGCCACATGTGCCGCGGTTCATCCCCACGCACGTGGGGAACACCCCCCCCTCCCCTCCAAAGGGAATCAAACCAATCGGTTCATCCCCACGCACGTGGGGAACACTTGCCGCAAATCTGGCAACGGGGAAGCTCGTTCGGTTCATCCCCACGCACGTGGGGAACACGGATCAATCCGCTTGGGACATGATCGCGTCCCCGGTTCATCCCCACGCACGTGGGGAACACGGCCTGTCTCGGGATGTGCTGATGCGGGACCTCGGTTCATCCCCACGCACGTGGGGAACACGCTCACAACGGCGGTAAATTTGACTATCATTTCGGTTCATCCCCACGCACGTGGGGAACACTGACCCGGTGGAGTTTCGTCGGGTCGTGTTTTCGGTTCATCCCCACGCACGTGGGGAACACGAGATTCGTGGCCCCGGACTGATGCGCGGTTGCGGTTCATCCCCACGCACGTGGGGAACACTACTGCCACAACCCCGGCGCGAACCCGGTCACCGGTTCATCCCCACGCACGTGGGGAACACCATGCACGTCAAGTTCCTGACCGACGAAATGGCGGTTCATCCCCACGCACGTGGGGAACACGGTTTTGCGGGTGTCGGGATGTATTGGACCATCGGTTCATCCCCACGCACGTGGGGAACACTTCATGGCCGGGATCAGCAGATCGAGCCCTGCCGGTTCATCCCCACGCACGTGGGGAACACTACGCCATCACCGGCCGCCAGCCCGTAGGATCCGGTTCATCCCCACGCACGTGGGGAACACCAATGGCCGCAGACGGAATAGACGAAGTGGTCCGGTTCATCCCCACGCACGTGGGGAACACCCCCCGTTCCGCCGCGAGGTTCGGGGCGTGACCGGTTCATCCCCACGCACGTGGGGAACACAGGTGCGCCGTGGGTAGCGTGATTCCCTTCGACGGTTCATCCCCACGCACGTGGGGAACACCTACCGGCACCACGGCGACAGATATTATAGCTCGGTTCATCCCCACGCACGTGGGGAACACCATTGAACTTTTTGCCCCCCCCAATTGATTATCGGTTCATCCCCACGCACGTGGGGAACACGCTTTGGCTATGCCTTCGGTCCATTCATGTTCCGGTTCATCCCCACGCACGTGGGGAACACTATCAGGTCTCTGCCGTCAGCGACGGCTACGTCGGTTCATCCCCACGCACGTGGGGAACACTCGTCAATCTCCGAGAAGTAGTCTTCAAGGGACGGTTCATCCCCACGCACGTGGGGAACACTTCATCCCTTCCGGCTGAACAGGGAAGCCAGACGGTTCATCCCCACGCACGTGGGGAACACACAGCCAGAGACGCCAACGATTGGGTGGCGGCCGGTTCATCCCCACGCACGTGGGGAACACCTTTCAAATTCACGGATGGGCGCGGACACCTGCGGTTCATCCCCACGCACGTGGGGAACACCTCACCAAGGGATTGCTCGCCAGTGCTTCAACCGGTTCATCCCCACGCACGTGGGGAACACGACTCAAGCGAAAAGTCACGGAAGAATGTTGCCGGTTCATCCCCACGCACGTGGGGAACACTCTAACGAAAAGCAGGCGGAACCATTGACGGAAATTGTCGACAGGAAAAATGCCGAATATTTTGCCGTTTTATGGTTCGGTTCTTGCTTACTCCTTTTCCGACAGCGGCAGGAAGCTTACCAGCGTCATTCCGTCGAAGTCCACGGGAATGCGCCGGTTGACGCCTGTCGTGGCAAAGGAAAATCCCTGTTCCTCGGGGCTTTGCCAAGCCATTACGCCGTTGCCTTCCTCCACGCCGCCCTCCACCGTGGACCAGATCATCTCCCGTGTGCGTGCCGAAAGGTCCCCGACATACACGCCGGCACGGATTTCCAGCATCCAGACCGCCAGGCGGCCGCGAAGGCGCGGCGGTACGTTTTCAACCACGATGACCGTCATCGCCATGGCCGCGTTCCTCCTCAAAAGCCGGACCCGCCGCTTCGGGAGCGGGTTCGGGCATGGGCTTGCCGCCCGCCGAAAGGACGTCCTCAATTAGCGGAATGATGCGTTTGAGCACCCGTTTCCTGCGGAACATGTCCCGGCAGGCTTGACGCGTCTCCCGTTCCGGTTCCGACGGATTCTTCGCCGCCACGGAAAAGGCGGCGGGCACCACGGTTTCGAATTTGATCAAATCCGCCACATCGTAGACGAATGAACGAGGCTTGCCCGTATGCAGGAATCCGATGGCCGGAGCGTATCCAGCCGCCAGGATGGCCGCCTCACTGATGCCGTACAGGCACGAGGTGGCCGCGCTGAGGCACTGGTTGGGAACGTCGCCGCTCGAAAACGCGCGCGGGTCGTAGTTACGCCCGGACCAGGACACGTGATAGAGCTTCGCCAACTGCGCGTACATGGCGCGCACGCGGGCGCCCTCCATGCCGCGAAGTTGGTCCACGCTGCGTCCGGCAGGGACGTCGCCGTCGAAACGCAGGGCGTACATCCGCCGGACCACGTTCAGCCGCGCCGTGTCGTCGAGCGCCAACGAAGCCTGCCAGAGCAGTTTATCGCTCCTGGCCCCGCCCGGCTGACCGACGGCATACAGCCGCACTCCCGCCTCTCCCACCCAGACGAGCAGGGTGCCGGAGCGGGCGGCCAACACCACCGCCGCATGGGACACGCGGATGCCGGGTTCGAGCAGGATGCAGCATACGCCGCCGACCGGCACATGCACCCGAACCCCTTCCGCATCCACCAGCACGAAGGAGCCGTCCAGCACGTCCAGTCGGCCCTTTTCCAGAAAGACCATGCTGGACCGCTCCTTCAGCGGCAATGGCGACAGCTTCGGCAGCATCAGGCCCGCCTGACCATGAGCAGCCCGAATCCGAGTCCCTTGGCACATCCCACGCCTTGGAAAAGGGCCTGCCGCAGCCGCTCGGGACCTGTGACCGAGGCAAATCCGCGCACGTCGATGCGCGACAGCACCATGGGTTTAGTCCCGCCCCGTTTGCCGAACCGGGCCTGGTCGTAGGCCTCGGCCATGACCGAGTCCGGATCAAGCGAAACCCCCAGGCGCTCCTGCCGTTTTTCCAGCCATTGCAGGGCGACGCGTTGGGCGATCTCCGAGCGCGGCGGCAGGGGGGCTCCTTCGCGCATCAGCCGTTTGCGTTCGTCCTGCACCATGTCCACCCGGACCTGGCGGCCCCGCTCGTCGCCCGGGATCGGCTCGCGCCGCTTCACCACGGGATTGAGCCGCAGGGAGAACAGCACCCGCTCGCCTTCCGCGAGCTGCGGCGCATAGGGCTTCACCTCCAGGCGGCGGACGAACTTCCGTCGTTGCGGCTCCCGCTCGGATACCGCCAGGAACGTGTCGCGGCCGAGCTGCCGGTACAGGAAGTCGCGCCGCCGATCCGCCGCGTCCGAAAAAAGACGCCAGAGGAGCTGGTGCGCCTCGTATACGCCGAGCCGGGCGGATGCAGCCATGTCCAGCTCTATCTTACTCATGAACATGATCGGCCTCCTGTTCCTCCGGAAGGAGAAAATGGCACTCGCGTCGAAGGGCGAACTGCCGTTTCGCGGCGTTGCTCAGCACGTCGCGCACCGAGTAGCGTGTTGTGCGTTCCTCCACGCCTTCGATGCCGTGTCCTTCGTCGGACCAGACCGGTCGGTCGGTCGGCCTGGCGAAGCCTCGGCCTGCGGCGCATGTTTTGCCGTGCTGGGCGTCGTAGAGGGCAAGGGCCGCTGCCGCGTCCCGCGCCGAAATCACCTCGGGCAGCAACGGGAATCCGGGCGGGCAGGATTTGCGGCCCAGGTAGAGGGTCAGCCGGGGATGGCGCAGCGCTTCCCGCATGGCAGCGAGGCCGTATCCGGCATCGCCCTCCAGCCAGACGCAGACCGTGAAGGCGGCTCCGGCCAGATACTCCCGTTCGGACAGGATGGTGGATAGCTGTTGCGGCGTCACCTTGGTCAGCAGTTCGTCCCGGCGGGTGTAGTACGTCACCTTTTTCTGGTTCGGCGGCGTCTGCACGGTATGGTAGTCGATCATCCGTTCTCCGGAATCATCCGCACGCGCGGCGAGGCGCACCGCGCCGTGCAACGCCTCGAGGGCGGCGGTCCGGTCGCGCCGTATGCCGAGGGCGGCGGCCAGCAGGCCCGCCACGCCGGAGCGGCCCGGATGCCCGGCCGTGGCCCGCACCTCGCCCACGGCCGAGGACGCGCCCCAGCTTTGCAGGGGACCCCGCAGAGTGAATACGAGATAGTCCTGCATGGGTTACTCCGCGATGAACCCGCACAGTTCGGGGAGCGTGGCCCGGCCGTGGCCGTACACGCAGGCATCGGCCGTTTCGCCGAGCATGGTGTCGAAGCTGTCGCGTTTGGTTTCGAGCGCCGCAATCGCATCGGCAAGCGGATCAGCGCCATCCATGGGCTTCAAAAAGGCCTCGGCCAGCGTGCGGGGGTGGGTGTCGCCTTTTTCCGCCAGGCAGTAGGAAGCCACGGCCCGCGAGGCGAAGCTGTTTTGCTTGCCCGAGGGGCTGACGGTGACCACGGCCCGCGTCAGGGCTTCAAGCGCCCGGTTGCAGAGCGCCGCATCGCCGCCCAGATTTTCCTTCAGCAATTCGCGGTCGATGCAGACATACAGATAGAACACCCCCGCGCCGAATTCGGCCACGCCCATGTGCCCGGCTCCGGCATCGTCCTTGTTCAGGTCGTCCACGGCGGTGAAGAAGTCGTCCTCCACCACGCCCTTGTGTACGGTCATGGCGTGCGCCACCTGTACGGCGGCCTCCACATTGAATTCGGGGCGGCTGGCCAACATACGGCCGAACATGGCGACATCCACGGCATTGCCTTCGCCGCGCAGCAGGTCGAGGTTTTCCGCTTCGGGGACCTTGCCGGTTTCACGGCAGTCCTCCACCAGGGCGGCCACGGCGGCAAGCTCCACGGGGTTCACGTGAGCCATCTGCTCGGTCTCCAGCGAATCGAGGAATGCCTTTTCGTTGAACTCGTCCTGCTTGGCCTTGTATTGCGCCTTGTTCTTGGCGAAGGCCCCGGCGATGGCCCGGGCTATTTCCTCTGCGGCGTTCTTCTTGACGGTCGTGCGGTCACCGGTTGCCCCGGCATCCAGCATGGCCTCGTGGAAGGTTACGCCGTTGACCAGGGCGAAGTAGACGTATTTGCCGATTTCCTTGGTGCGGGTGCCGAAGTTGTCGGCCAGTCCGCCGGAAATGTATTCCGACGTGCGCCATGCGCGCTTGAGACTCTGGGAGGAGACCCGCAGCCGCTGGCAGTTGCCCATTTTCACGGTCTTGGGGCGGCCGAGGTCGTCGCGGTTCAGGTTGCTGGCGGGGTAGGTGGTCAGGACGTGCAGTTGAAGAAAACGGGACATGATATTGCTCCTTATGCCTTGGGTCGGTTGGGGTAGTATTCCGTGGCCCATTGCATCCGGGCCGCGTCGTTCCAGTGGCGGGTATCGCGGATCAGTCCGCCGAGGCTGGCCTTGCCGTCGCACATGCGCACGAAGCGGACCAGCACGCCGTACAATTCGTCGTATTCGTCGTCGCCCACGGCCAGCAGCTTGCGGAAGCGCACGTCGCGCATGTCCGGGCTGCCCTTGCCCTCGCGGGCAAAGACCGCGGCGAAATGGCCCTTGCAGAGCGTCCGGGCGTTGGCCAACACCCCGGCGGCCAGGGCCAGCCGTTCCAGATCGGGCTCGCTCAGCTTGAATTTCGCCAGCTTTTTGGCCAGCCCGTTGCGATACGCCGGGGAGACATACGCCTCGGTGCGGCTCCTGGCCCGGCGCAGCTCCGCCCGCTGGCCGCGGTCATTTTCCAGCGAATGCCACCATGCTTCGACGGTTTTCGAGAAACCATCGTCCTTGAGAGCGTCGGTAAGCGTCATTGGATCTCCTTTTGCGGGTGCATTTCCATGTCCCGCAATTTCTTGATGGTAAAGGCGATCAGTTGCGAACGCGCATCCACGTAACGCTTCATGCGTTCGGGCGGGATGCCGATCCGTCCGGCGGCGTCTTCGAAGAGTGTCTTCGCCGCCCTGAGCAGACGGCCGCCCCAGGCCAGGCGGAGGGCGTCGCGTTCGGCGAGGTCCTCGTCGTTGTCCGGCAACGCGGCCAGTTTGGCTGCGCATTCGTAGAACGCCGCTTCGGTTTCGCTCCAAAATCGGTTGCCCGTATTCTTGAATAGGTCGCTGTCGATCTTGGCCTGGTTCTTACCAGCCTCGTTGACCAGGGCGTCCTTGAGCGTCCCCACCAGGATGCGCCGCACCTGGTCCGCTGCCGTGACCATGTTGTTGACGTCCCGGCTGAAGGCCGCTGTGTCCCCCTCCACGGGAATGATCGGGAACAGGTGTTCGCACCATTCCCGGGCCTTGGCGTTGTCCATGTCGTAGCCTGCCACGTTAACTTTCCGGCTTTGCCTTCGGGCGTTGCGCACGCATCGGGCGGGCCGCATGAACCGCTTGCCGTCCGGTTCGCCGTAGACCACGCCGAGCCAGTTGCCGTAGGCCTCGATATTGCTTCTCCCCTTGATGGAGAGAGGGGGCTTGCCCTCCTCGATGGTGTAGGGCGTCAACGGATGCACCCATTCGGGCCCGTAATTGTAGCCGTTGGGACGGGACAGGAATTCCCGCACCGCTACCGGGTGCGTCCTGCCGCATATGTCGCAGGGGGCCGTGGCGTCGGTCTCGCGAAGAACGATGCGCCTCGGCATTCCCCAGAAGGCGTGCAGCGGGTGCATGTCATCCGGGTGGACCTGCTCGTTCTTGTCGCTGGTGCGGGTGGGCGACATCCAGGGATAGACGCGTGTTTTGAGCTCGTCGTCCCCGGGCGCGGCCTTGAAGTTCGGCTCCCCTTTGGACGGGGAGACGTTCAACCATAGGCTTTCCCAGAGGGTTTTCCCGACGGCCAGGGTGGAAAGCGGTCCGCCGCCGCGCATGGAAGTGCGGTTGCCGCGGCCTCCGGACGGCGCAAAGGCCTGTAGGGTATGCAATGCCGCCGCCGCACAGGCCGGGCAGAGCGTCTTCAACTGTCCGCGCTTAATGAAGAGGTCCTTGTTCTCCCGCAGGGTGATGGCGCCGGGTTGCTCGATGAGCAGCGCGCCCACCCCGTTGCGGACCGGCTTGTCCGCATCGGACATGGTCAGGTCCTGCATGAACCGGGGGCGTTCGCCGAAGAGGTTGAAGTAGGGGGCATGGGCCGTGAAGGCCGAGCGGAGCGTTTCCCGGTCCGGCGGGTTCTTCAGCAGCTCGTCGCGGGCCTTCATGCTTTCCGGCGCAAAGGCCGTTTGCAGCAACCCCACAAGAAACTCCATGAGCGCGGCCCGGAAATCCGGCCGTTGCGGATTCAAGGCCACGGGCGGGTCGTCGCCGACGATCTCCCACGGCCGAATCCATTCGGTCCGCCCGTCCCCGAAGATGGCGGGCAGCCAGGGTTCGTTCATCAAATTATATTCCATAGCCTTCTCCAAGTTATATACAAAATACGATACCGTACGAGAAAATAATCCCGACAGCCAGTGCTTTTTACAAAGGTTGTCGGGAGATGTGATATTTTAAGGATTCTTCATCCGTGAATTGGGCTGATTCTTTTTTCAGTCAACCTCCAGCCCGGTTCTCGCTGCATAGCGGAACCGCACGGTCCGGCCCAGGCCGTCCGTGCCGCTGCCGGTCCAGACGCCGGGCGCGGTTTCCAGGAGCGGCAGGCAAATGCACCATTTCCCCTTGTCCGGCATGGCGGCCATCAGTTCGGCCACGGCGGTTTCGCAGGATGCCGGGATGTCGGCTTCCGCCAGCTTCCGCAAGGGGATGCGGACTTCGGAGCGTACGCAGGTGTCCATGGCCGGACCGTGGCTGTCGTCGTGCCAGAGGCGCACGCCGTTCGCATCCACCCGAAGCAGCCGCACGCCGCGCGCCGGTTCGCCCAGGCGGGTAGGGGCCGTGAGGTCGTCACCCCAGGGAGAATCGCCGACCGCGTAGCCTTCCGGGAACTTGAGCATTCCGAAGTGGGCGACGGACGCATCGGCCCTTTCCTTGGCATAGGCCGACATCTCCGCATCATCCAGGGAGCCCGGCGCGACCGCCGCGCCGTCCGCGTAGGCGCCTTCCACCAGTTCCCGAGCATCGCGCGGCAGGACGATGGCACCCTTGCCGCACAGGAGCCGGGCCGTTCGCCAGAGCACGGCGGGACGCGGATACACATACTGTCCCTTGTCGAACAGGCGCGCGTACCAATCCGGCCCGGCGTCGTTCGAGGGCTCGGGCATGAGCACCGGCATGACGGCGGACGCATACCCCGCCGGGCGCGGGCGGGTATGCCGGTGGCAGCGGCCCGCGCGCTGGATCAGCAGTTCCATCGGTGCGAGATCGCTGAGCAGAAGGTCGAAATCGAGATCCAGGGATTGTTCCACGACCTGCGAGGCAAGCAGGATTTTTCCGGCCCGCTGTTCCGGTCCGCTTTCCTTACCGAATCGTTCCAGGACGCCGCGCTCGATGGCCGCCCGGTCTCCGCCAGTGAATCGGGCGTGGAACACTGTCACGTCGTCTTCGGGGATACCCCGCTCCTCCGTCAGCAGCCGGGCCGCCTCCAGCACGTCGGCCACGGTGTTGCGTATCCAGCAGGCGCAGGCCCCGGCCGTCCGCGCTGCACACAGCGCGTCGAGCATCCCGGATACCGCATTCACCGGCCGCACGGCCACATTCAGCGAACGGCGCGTCGTCACGGGCCGGGCCTCGCCGCCCTCGTCCGTCACCCGCGTCAGGAGCGGGAAGGGAGCGTCTTCGGCTTCCGGGGGACAGGCGAGGGGCGGCGTCTGCTTGCCCGCCAGGGCGCGGCCTTCCCGCCATGCTGCGATCAGCCGTTCGCGCAATTTCGCGGTCATCGTGGCCGAAAGCAGCACCGCGCTGCCGCCGAGGGCCGCATGGAATCGCAAAAGATTCGCCAGCAATTCCCCGGTATAGACGTCAAAGGAATGGACTTCGTCCGCCACCAGCACAGAACGGCACAGGCCGAGCAGCCGCAGGGACTGGTGTTTGGAGCCGAGCACGCCGAGGAGCGCCTGATCGATGGTCCCGACGCCGCAGGGGGCCAGGAGCGCCTTCTTGCGGCTGTCCGCCAGCCAGTGCGAACATACGGCCCGGCCGTCGTCCGCATCACCATTCCGGCCGATGCTCGCGAGGTATTCGTCGTTCAAGAATGCGCCGCCGTGCGCAAGCGCCAGGGATACGTTTCCGTCCCGGAACAGAGTGCCGTAGGCCTCGGCCAGGCGGCCGTACATGGCGTTGGCCGTGGCCATGGTGGGCAGCGCAGCATACAATCCCGCGGCAAGCCCGGCGCTCATGCTGCGGCGGGCGGCCAGCAATGCGGCCTCGGTCTTGCCTCCGCCGGTCAGGTCCTCGACTATCAGCATCTCCGGTCCCGCCGGAGCGGGCAGGTCGAGCACGGCCTGTTGCATCGGCGTCGGCAGGCATCCCCGCAGATGGGGGAGCAGCTCGGCAAAGCCGTCCTTGTCGCCCGGCGCGGCTTCCGCCAGTCCGAGAGCGGCCACGGCCTCGGCGGCCCGGTCCCGCGCTTGCGGCCAATAGGCCCCGACGCCTTTCCATTTGGCGTTCGCCGCGAACCAATGCTCGTTGGAGCCGACCCAGTCGGCCAGAACGAACAGCCCGGCCGCGAACCACGACAACGGTTGGAAGGCGTCTTCTTCACACGCCGCGCATTCGGGGCAGGGGACAGTCAGGAAAGTGGCCGCCATCTCGCGGATGAACTCCGCAACATCGGGCATGACGTATCCGTACGACGGGCCGAGGTCCATGGGGGTGTCCCGCGGCGCTCCATGGTGGCACAGCGCGGCCGTCAGCAGCGGTTGCAGGGCATACGGGTCCGGCAAGTCGAGAAAATCCTCGGGCTGGAGCTGTTCCCAGAACGCAAGCCCATATTCCGTATGATGGTGCGCATATGCGCCGCGGACGTGGCCCAGGGATTCGCCCAACGGTCTTACCAGGCGTTGGAATCCGGGGTGGAATTTGCCGATGTCGTGGCAGGCGGCGAGGAACAGCAACAGCGAGCGGGTGTAAGCGGAGGGCAGGGGCGACAGTGCGTCCGCGCGGGCCTGCCAGGACGTGTTCGTTTCCAGTAGGCGTTCGGTTACGGCGGCCGCGTCCAGGCAGTGGTGCGCGAGGTGGTGCCACCGTCCATCTGTGAAACTTTTTCCCCAATAATTGTACTGCATCGTTATTGATATGCGATTATAATAAGATAGTCGATAGATGCGGCAAGGCAAAAGGGAAAAAGTGAATACGGTGCAGCTTTTCGAGGTGTGTGACCGTATTCCGGTCTTGCCGGATGATATGCGGAAGAAAAATGTTTTTTCCCGCAAGGCCGGTTCGGGGAGCGAGTGTCAGAGAAATGGGGCTTTCCCGGCGGAGGGCGATTCCGGTTGCCTCGCCCTGGCGATCCTGTGGCCAAATTCAGCCGAAAAGGAGACGATTGCGCAAGGCGTGAAAGATACAGAAAAAGGGACCCATATATTTGACTCCCCGCTTTCGCGGCAGAACGCTGCGGAGCAGGGAAAGCCCGCGCCGAAGGCGCATACTGGGGATGCAAGGGTGCGAACCCTTGCCCGCCGGAGGCGAAATCATCCGACTATCGCCGCAAAGCGGCATTCAACGCCTGATTTAACTCTTCAGGGAGTTAGAGGAACAATTCCAACGAAAAAGGGTCGCAACCTTGTCGGTCGCGACCCTTGTACTAGCATGGTGCCGAAGAGAAGACTCGGAAGTCCTGATTCTTCGGCTGTGCGGCAATGTGTTGATTTTATGAATCTATTTTGTTTCAGCGTGTCCTTCGTATTTGTCCTTGACCTACCACTTTGACCCAGCTTCAGCAACTGGTGGTGGGCAGGGTCAGTTATAGAGGTTGGTAACGGAGTGAAAGGCCGTAAACAATCAACCGGAAGGTCGCTTACCTATGTTATTCCAATGGGTTGAAACGCTATATTCACAACAAAACACATAGTTGCCGCTGAAAAAGACCCTTGGGTGACACGCAGAATCTGCCGGGGAGAGGAACGAATGCTGGCCCAGTCGTCGGTTTTCAGTTCAGAAGTAGTACACGCACCGAAGTTCGCCCCTGGCTGCGTTGAGCTTGTTGCCGAACTCGGTGTCGGAGCCTCCGATCGGCAGGATGAGCCGGGGCCTCAACTCGAAGTTGGACGTGAGCATGTAGGATGCTTCGGGGTTGAAGGAGAGGCTTCCATCCCCGAGGTTCATGATCACGGTCGCTGTCGTGTTCAGGTAGAGGATATTGAAAGGTTCTTTTTGGGACACGCGGAAATACAGATAGTCCTGTCCGACGCTGCTCTGGTTGTAATAGGACGATACCTGTTTGCTTTTATTCAGGTCGGCGGTGTTCCCCGTGGCCTGATACGTGTCGTACGCCGTGTGGACATAGTCGTAGTAGGTTTCCAGTTGCGAAGCGGTGTACCCCTCTCCGTTGTGGTAATATTCTAGGAGATAGGTCGTTTCGGCCTCGGTCAGGTAGCGCGCGCCAAGAAGAAAGCTCCAGGCGTCGTATTCGTCGACGCTGCGGGTTCCGTCATCGTGGAGCACCGTTTTCTCGTAGCCCAACCGGACCGCCGTTTCGCCGTGGATGGCAAAATTGTCGGTGAGATTCATGGCAAAATCGAAACCGAGGGACGTATCGTAATAGTCTCCGGCCATGGCCATGACGTCCATGTCCACGTCGGCAATCAGGAAGTAGAGCTTCCCCCCGTAGAGAACGCTTGTATCCGATGCCAACCCCGTGTTCACCCGCTCCCATACGGGAACGACCACCGGCGTGAATGCCAACGTCTGCAACGGTCCATCGAAGCTGAAAATGGCGTCGGCGACGCCCATGACGTAGCCTTCTCGGGTCTGGTCCGGGTCATCCACGTCCTTGGGGCGGCTGGCGAAGCTCACGGGATTCCATGCATATCCCTTGCCCCATTTGAGGACCTTTTTCCCTGTTTCAAGCGTGAATCTCGGGTCCGGTCTCCAGGCGGCAACCCCTTCCTCAAGCATGATATCCCCCGCCCAGTGCTGGTCGTTCTTGAAAAAACGTTCCGACGGTTCATCCGGCTCACTGGAGGCCGACAGGGGCAACTGACTCCACTCGACGTCGGCACGTGGACGGGCATAGAATCCGAACTTCTCGTATTTCATGGATATTTCTGGCTTGATCTGGAGCAACAGGTCCGCTTGGAGTTCATCCTGCCGGGAGTTGTAGAAGCGTTCCTCGTAGACCGCAGAGTCCCTGTTCAGGAGCCGTTCGTACATTCGGAATTCGGCCTGGCCCCAGAACTCGAAGTGCTTTTCCTCCGCCGTAGGAATGTCGAAGTCCGCATCATACAGGGGCTCATCCTGGGCAAGGGCCGAAGCCGAGGCAACCAGGATAAGCGCCATGCAGAAGAACAGTCCGAGCTGGACGCCGGCTTTCGTCATTCCCTTTCCCGCAATCACTGACGGAGGGTTTCTATCCGCGGCAGGTAGTTGAGGGTGAAGACTTCATCCGAAAAGTCCCTGGCCTTCATCCGGGCGAAAATCATCACCGAGAGGTACCCCTTGTGAAGCGGGCTGTCCGTCTCGACAATGGCCGGACGGATGAATCCGTCGCCGAAGTCTGTCATTTTCTTGAAATGCAGTGTCTTGATGAGCATTCCGGACGCCGCGAGACACTTGATTTCCGTCGGGACCAGTTGGTCCTTCGCCACCAGCATCTCCAGCCTGTCATAGGCCACGTCGTTGGTCTTCGCCTTGAGGCGGAGAACGTAGGCGTCGCCGCTTTCTTCCATGGACTCCGGCGCATATTCGACGCTGTAGTCGAGCCGCATGATGTCGGCGTTATTGAAGATGCCGCCCGTTACCGATTGCAGGCTGGTTATCCTGACCGGCTTGGCCACGCTCGGAATGTGGAGCCACATGTTGTCGCCCAGGCGCAGGGTCGCACGGCCCTTTTCGCTGGAAGGCTTCAGGAAGACGGAGGCCACCATGTCCTGCCCTTTCTTGATGGTGTACAGGACGTATTCCCGCTTGCTCCCGTCCGGCTCGATGTTGATGAGCTTGCGGTAGGATTCGTAGCTGACCGGGGCAAGGTTGCGGTCCACTGCCAGCAGCACTTCCCCGGCATCCATGGCGAACACCTGGCCGCAGCCAAGGAGGAGGCTGAAGGCGACCAGGAAGAGAATATGTTTTACGTTATGCATCGCATTTGTCCTCATGGGGTTATACGTGGCCGAGCGCATCGACGGGTTCCATCCGGCTCGCCTTCCACGCGGGTTGCAGCGCGGCCAGGGCGGATGCCACCAGGACGATGGCCGACAGGAAGAGCATTTCGCCGGGGTTGATGTCCGGACGCACGATCAGGTTGTCCATTCGGCCGAAAGAGAATG
Protein-coding sequences here:
- the cas3 gene encoding CRISPR-associated helicase Cas3' is translated as MQYNYWGKSFTDGRWHHLAHHCLDAAAVTERLLETNTSWQARADALSPLPSAYTRSLLLFLAACHDIGKFHPGFQRLVRPLGESLGHVRGAYAHHHTEYGLAFWEQLQPEDFLDLPDPYALQPLLTAALCHHGAPRDTPMDLGPSYGYVMPDVAEFIREMAATFLTVPCPECAACEEDAFQPLSWFAAGLFVLADWVGSNEHWFAANAKWKGVGAYWPQARDRAAEAVAALGLAEAAPGDKDGFAELLPHLRGCLPTPMQQAVLDLPAPAGPEMLIVEDLTGGGKTEAALLAARRSMSAGLAAGLYAALPTMATANAMYGRLAEAYGTLFRDGNVSLALAHGGAFLNDEYLASIGRNGDADDGRAVCSHWLADSRKKALLAPCGVGTIDQALLGVLGSKHQSLRLLGLCRSVLVADEVHSFDVYTGELLANLLRFHAALGGSAVLLSATMTAKLRERLIAAWREGRALAGKQTPPLACPPEAEDAPFPLLTRVTDEGGEARPVTTRRSLNVAVRPVNAVSGMLDALCAARTAGACACWIRNTVADVLEAARLLTEERGIPEDDVTVFHARFTGGDRAAIERGVLERFGKESGPEQRAGKILLASQVVEQSLDLDFDLLLSDLAPMELLIQRAGRCHRHTRPRPAGYASAVMPVLMPEPSNDAGPDWYARLFDKGQYVYPRPAVLWRTARLLCGKGAIVLPRDARELVEGAYADGAAVAPGSLDDAEMSAYAKERADASVAHFGMLKFPEGYAVGDSPWGDDLTAPTRLGEPARGVRLLRVDANGVRLWHDDSHGPAMDTCVRSEVRIPLRKLAEADIPASCETAVAELMAAMPDKGKWCICLPLLETAPGVWTGSGTDGLGRTVRFRYAARTGLEVD
- a CDS encoding outer membrane lipoprotein-sorting protein, whose product is MHNVKHILFLVAFSLLLGCGQVFAMDAGEVLLAVDRNLAPVSYESYRKLINIEPDGSKREYVLYTIKKGQDMVASVFLKPSSEKGRATLRLGDNMWLHIPSVAKPVRITSLQSVTGGIFNNADIMRLDYSVEYAPESMEESGDAYVLRLKAKTNDVAYDRLEMLVAKDQLVPTEIKCLAASGMLIKTLHFKKMTDFGDGFIRPAIVETDSPLHKGYLSVMIFARMKARDFSDEVFTLNYLPRIETLRQ